DNA from Bradyrhizobium diazoefficiens USDA 110:
GCGAACCCGTATTTCGGAGGGCAAAGCGATGATCCCTACGCGTATCAAAATCGTCCGCGCACGTTTGCGCCGGTTTCTTCCTGGCCGCGCTGAGATGCGCCGCGCTTGCCTCGCACTGGTTGCGTCCGGCACGCTGCTCGTCAGCGCGCCGGCGCGTGCGCAGACCTATGATCCCAGCCATCCCGTCTGCATGCAGATCTACGGCCAGGTGGGCTATTTCGACTGCCGCTACACCTCGCTCCAGCAGTGCAGATATCTCGCCGTCGGCCGCTCTGCGACATGCGTCGTGAACCCGTATTTCCCGCAGGAGCGGCCGAGGAGCCCTCGGAAGTCGAGCCGCGCCAATTAGGGCACGAACGAACGATCTATTGCCAGGGCGGCGCACCTAGTACCCACTTTTCTTGGAACGTGAGTCGTGATTCAAGGTCGGGATGATACCCGAAGCAAGAGAAGTCCACCTTTCGAGGAAAGATCGCAAGGTGCTTGAGGCGTGCTGTCGCTCACCGGTGACGTTGCAGCGCGATTTGAAGCGGGCGCGGATAGTTCTGTTGGCGGCGGATGGGCGCAGCACCCGGTCGATCGCCAAGGAAGTTGGGGTCCAGCCGCGGATTGTCAGCCTTTGGCGGCATCGCTATGCCGACCATGGCCTTGAAGGGCTGCAAGACAAGCCGCGGCCTGGCAAGCAGCCGATCTATACGAAGACGACCGACAAGCGGATTCTGAAGCTGCTGGATAAGCCGCCACCGCAAGGGTTTGCGCGCTGGACCGGCCCCCTGCTGGCCGAGGCGCTGGGCGATGTCGATGTCCAATATGTCTGGCGGTTCCTGCGCAGCCACAAGATTGACCTGGTGGCTCGCAAGTCCTGGTGCGAGAGCAACGACCCGAACTTTACGGCCAAAGCCGCCGATGTTGTCGGCCTCTATGTCGCGCCGCCGGCGAAGGCCATTGTGCTGTGCGTGGACGAGAAGCCCTCGATCCAG
Protein-coding regions in this window:
- a CDS encoding DUF3551 domain-containing protein encodes the protein MRRACLALVASGTLLVSAPARAQTYDPSHPVCMQIYGQVGYFDCRYTSLQQCRYLAVGRSATCVVNPYFPQERPRSPRKSSRAN
- a CDS encoding IS630-like element ISRj1 family transposase produces the protein MIPEAREVHLSRKDRKVLEACCRSPVTLQRDLKRARIVLLAADGRSTRSIAKEVGVQPRIVSLWRHRYADHGLEGLQDKPRPGKQPIYTKTTDKRILKLLDKPPPQGFARWTGPLLAEALGDVDVQYVWRFLRSHKIDLVARKSWCESNDPNFTAKAADVVGLYVAPPAKAIVLCVDEKPSIQALERAQGYLKLPNGRALTGQSHDYKRHGTTTLFAALEVATGKIIATHSKRRRRVEFLDFMNSVTATFPNRKLHVILDNLNTHKKNEDWLKAHPNVQFHFTPTSASWLNQVEVWFSILQGQSLSGTSFTSLKQLQEHIDAYVNAYNDRAEPFVWTKKKVRQRRFKGRRITQL